TATAAGGTGTCCACCGTTGGCACTATTTAATGACTGAAATCATCCCTTTATAGTTATTAGGATAGTGATGTGATCAAATATGATAAAACCATAAATTACAGTACCAAGGCAGAGCAAACATCACACGATTTGGCACCTTCTTATTTACTCTTTGTCTATCTGGGCAGCAAACATATAATTCTGATGGCTGAcatgccccccaaaaaatctgCCAGATGGATATTTCTTAACATAGCCAAACCTCAGTTTTCACACCACCATTTCCTGAGGGTGACAGATCAGGCCGAGGTGTAAAATAACAGATATACAGTACATGCAATATCCTTTATCAGTTCACAGCAAAACCAACAGTCACAGCGGCCATTGCTTCACCGCTCAGGCCAAGGACAAAGCagttgtgtaaaatgtaaaaccacaTACAGGATGTGAGCAAGGTCACACCCAACCAGGTACTGCAGTTACATTGTTTTCCTACAAAAGGCAGAAAGCTTAATTCTCCCCATGTTGGGGCTATTCCCAGCGAAGTTACTTCACTTCTGATCAGAGTTGGTCAAAACAACACTGTATGTTGTCTGCACACAGCACCTGCTGTACATGTCAAATGTTCCATTTATAAATTCCCATCATTGGCCTCTCTTGTAGTAAAAGTCCCATGACTATCCTACATGAGGATAACATAGCCAAAGCACCACATTCCACTGAATTCCTCCTCATTATGCCAAGTACTAAGCTAGTGGTTTATTACCATGGACCTTCAGGTCCAAATATCCCTCCATCATCACATACAGCCACAATGAACATATATTTTCCAAGGGACGTCACCAGAAAAGCATCAAACAAGACAAGGTCACCATCAGACAAGACGGGTATTTCATATTGGCATTTAATGATACAAAGTGACCCGAGAAACAAACAGGATCATGTAACAGGTCCAAATTgtaaccaaaatattaaaaaatatggtCACTCGTACATTTTTGCTAAAcatttaaaaccttaaaataataataattgaaaagtgctttaaagacaaatattttatattcctgATGAATTTACAATTTTGGTTTAAAACCGAGGCCTATGGCAATGGCAGGGCCAAGGagaaaatgtccaaaaatattaataatcatccTTTGTATTCTATTTTCTACTCTAGTAGGCCAATATTTTGGGATCTCTAACCATCGGTCCCTCCACAGTTATACCCCATAAAGTAAGGTCATATGTTCCACAGGTATAAGTTGGGGAGGAATAATAATTGCAGCGGAATGgactaacaattacattttgtgtgCCATCTCAGCAACCCCTTCCTCCATAACTATAACTTTTATATCTGAATTCCAGATATATTATTTATTCCCACGTCCTAATGCATGACTACAACCCTCCTATACCAATATAGtaactaaagaaatacaaatatatgaggAATGTGTCCTCCCCCTATTGGGAGGTTCTGTGTGAAGAGAGAACCAATGTTTGGCTGCTTCCGCCCATCAAGTCACTGTGCCAATCCACCTTCGGTCAGGACGTTGGGAGCTATAATAAACATTGGGTGAACATTCGCTCAGCTGGAGGAAAGAATGTTCTGGTTAAGAAAATTTGGTTACTTATCTATTTGacggcccaggactgaaaacatggAATATGGAAACAGGTcataagctatgtacacacgtgcaataattgtcgttagaaaggatctttcacgatcctttccaacggcaaatgactgcacgatgcatgaacgagtcctgtacacacagcaatgttctgctcaatggagaggggggaacgacagagtggcacccccttcatttccattactaACGTTCACTGTCcaccgtccgtggatccgccaggacggtcgttcggacaagggacgacgggcactgtacaatTGCAAGATTCCCGgccgatatcagctctgagccaattgtcggacgagaaccattgcacatgtgtacctagccataGCCTATGTTACCTTCTATTGTTCTAGTGCATCAGGAAGGAATACAAGATAAGTATTTTAGATTTCTCGTACTCATCCCCGAAATGTCTAACAGCTTCGATGAGTGAATGTTTCCTTTAACCTTCTGTAACTTTTCACCAGCTCGTGTAGATACACCCAATGACAGCCTTGTTACACAATTCAAACAGTGCGTAGGCTTTGTCTTAAAAGAAGAATGAGAATTAAAAACAGCACCATCTTCATATgggctaaattattttttttggaactgttcAGAGGTCTGCATGTACCACAAGTGTTAGGAATGAATACGTGATGTAAAGGAGTATACAGCAGCGGTAAACCAGGTGAGTATAAAGGAAAGGGTGTAAATACGGAGGCCTCTCCTGCAGGACACAAacaacatcacaaaaaaatactaTTCAGTAACAATATAGCTGAGATTTCACCCCACGAGCGGACTCCTCGCACTGCAGGTAATCGGACTCGGAATCGTTCATGACAAGCCCTTGCAGGGAGCCGTCGCGGGTGAGTTCGGCCTGGTAGAAGCCTTGTGCAAAGTCGTTTTCGGACGCTAGGAGGGTCTGACTCCAAGAAGAGGTATCCAGTTTGCCCGCAGTCCCTCCATATTCATCGGGCAAGATGGTCTTCGGCACGTTGCTCTGAAGGGAGTGCAAGTCTGACCCGTGCAGGAAAAACTAGACAGAAGACAGGAAAGAATTATTAATGTGTAAATAGACAATATATACAGCTATATCAATCGAATTCCAATACATGTCTACCTAAAGAACAAGCTATCAACCAAAAGGAAAAGACATACCTACGGGCCAATTAAGTGTCACTGCACTACTTAGCAAGGTCAGTGTAACACAGCTTTCTGATTGGAGGAGAGAAAGGCAAGCAAAGTCACATGCTCATCATTGTACTGCTGCTCTTTCACTGGCCAATCAACAGGCTGCTTGGGCTTCTGACCAAACTATGTTGTTGAAAATAAAAGTATGGTCAGGGATAGGAAATACTAAATAGTTATGCATACATGCAATATATCATGCTCCAAAACAGACCTGGAGAGCAAGGAGATCAGATTACACACACTGACACAGAGGTTACTATTGGTGGAGTCAGAATAAAATCAGATCTTCTACTGTGAATGCTtatttaagaaaatattaaaCCACTGGGTGACCAGGAAACTAAGGATCAATGTCAATCTTTATAGATTCTCACTACAGGCTTCCGCTAAGTCAGCTGCACTAAAAGAATCCATAAAGGACAGGTCTGCTAACACGTTATAAATATACAGAAGCCAGAGAAGCCTGGAATCCATGAATTCTGTATATAAGGCTGAGCCAGGACCATTAAAACGATCCAACGAAGGTGAATGACATGCAGAGAACACGTACCCGCTTGACTATCTTCTCTTTCAAAAACGGCTTCAATATCGCAAATATACCTTTAAATATTCTTGGTTCATTGATAATATTGACGGCTTTTATTCTGATTGGAAAACCATCCTGAAAGAGAATATATCAGAAGATTAATAAAGAAATGCCTTTACCTCAACAACCTGAACACAGAAAgcgttaaaaaaatgtataataatatcgCTACAACATATCTATCCCGGGGTTTGGTCAATTCATACTTTCTGCCATGCAATTTGAAGGTTTTatacctatgcagacttcctgacaccaaggatggaatTGTGTAACTAGAATAGGGTATTTCAACAAATTTTACACTTTCTGATCTTGGACAATCCATATCTGTCATGTAACATTCCATGAcgattggattaaggtgtttgtgacttgtggatataaatgctggagTATTTCCCTAAACTGGCAGGACAGGTGAAGTGCCTTGGATTTATTCAGTTTTACAAGAACAGACCAGTTGAATGAAACcagtttattactaaatatacaatgagttgggtaaatgagaaccttcacagagaTATAAgcacatatttatatagtgccaccatattatacagcattttacaaagcCCACATGGTATGAGGCTCACAATGTCTCTACTAGTCATATACCCCcaacagtccaaggccaatttatTTAGGGGAAGCCAAGTATCTGTATGTTTTcaggatgtgagaggaaacacaCAAAATCCATTCCCACAATGGCCTGGACAGGAACTCCGGAAGCCTATCCAAGCAAAGCCACCAGTGAATTAGAACAATACCTTAGGGATTGGAATTTTCCCTTGCCGCCATAGTAGTGCCCAGTACCTTAAGCTCAAAACTCCCGTTCAGTTATTTCTGTGGCTCTCTACCTGTCCTGAGCTTTTTCTCATATCCAGGTAAATCTTATTTTATCACCTCACTGGAGCAGCAAAATGTCTGAGCGACCCACTTTGCAGCCCCGGGTGGAAACCCATAAAAGGAGTGTATATGTTCTAATGTTTGTCTGCAATTCCTCCTATTTCCTCCCAACAGCACCCTGGGGAAAAATTTTTGTTAAATCTTGCTCAGTTAATGTAAAAATTTGCAACCAATGACACTCCCTGGGGGGACAATAACCAAAAGAATTTTTGACATTCAGAGAAAGCAAAAGCCATTACCacgtccagtgttctccccagcccattctAGCTTGAACTTGTATAATAAGACCCCAAAAAAATGATGATTGAAATGTTTGGGTGTGTTCAGTATAAGATGGAGAGGTGCAGTGTTCCCCCCCGGGCCCTTCTAGCTTGAACTTGTATAATAAGACCCCATAAAAATGATGATTGAAATGTTTGGGCGTCTTCAGTATAAGATGGAGaggtgcagtgttctccccggccccttctAGCTTGAACTTGTATAATAAGACCCCAATAAAATGATGATTGAAATGTTTTAAGACCCCAATAAAATGATGATTGAAAGGTTTGGGTGTGTTCAGTATGAGATGGAGAGGTGCAGTGTTCCCCCCCGGGCCCTTCTAGCTTGAACTTGTATAATAAGacccccaaaaaataaagattgaaaGTTTTGGGTCTGTTCAGTATCAGATAGGtgcagtgctctccccagccccttttagctgggcgctccacccggcacttttcagtaaccaaccggctgtttttgggtggctactgaaaagttgggtcacaatacagggtatGCCACAcgcctacagctccttcccacccagcttaaaacatttctgggtagaACACTGATGTCTGTTCCCAGAAAAGTGGAATCTTGAATAATTTTACATGATTAattcacatttacaaatagaAAACCATGTTCTGCTCTCTCTATACGACACAGCAGAAACACTTACTTAGGGTTCAGCATAAATGATCACTTCCTGCCATATattattcagttttgttttactttactagTTTGTGGCTGCTTTTAATACAAGCTTCTGAGATAACAGTCACATGAAGAGACATCAGATCCCTTCAGGCCTTTGTAAATTTAATTTCTAAACTTCTTCAGCAATACACCCACCAATACAGCCAACTGTACAAATGTAGCAAACTCTTTTCTAACCTGGAGAATCCCAATCACTTTTTTGGCTATAAATGGTCCAAAATGGGAAGCCTGAGACAAGCCCACCCCTTCGTAATCAGCCAAGATGACAATCCCATTCACTTGTGTCTCTTCTGACTCGATCAGCTTCTCCAGGGACAGGTACATGGCACGTATGTTTTCTGTGATTGGATAATCCCGAGGATTCCATCGACCTGACAGCAAGGaaatacagaatgaaaaaaacGATGAAGATTTATGTTAAAGCGAAtggtacaaaaacatttcttccaaATCCAGAAAGAAGTCAAATGGCAGAGAGATCGGTTTGCATGGATTCATGCCCCCGTCAGGTTCTTCTGAAGTTGCTCCTGAAATGAACAATCTAAtcaatacagtagaacctcggttatccggcactCACGGGGAATGGCCaattccagataagtgtagtttcctgTTAACtaaggttactctgaaactgaggtttctcagccattcagaacTAGGCTTGAATAGGAAGACTTGTGTCcgttcacctctagtgctgaatggctgagaaaagggaaaatcTGATGACGCTtaagccgtcatcagggtttcccttttttcagccaatcacggagcgatcagcggagctctgctcggCTCTCCTGATGCCTTACAGTATAACTTGTGCCCTCGCAATTGATATTTCTTTACATAAACCCTGTACTAATGtccttcatttatatttatttttacccgAGGTGCTTTGTAAACTAAAAGACCGGGTCAGACATGACCCCTTTGTGAGAACACTCCCAATATAAGGTCTGGTCAACAATAATGAGCACTGGGGGGTAAggccaggtatttttttttttatacaatttcctAGAAAAactaattatttcaaaagtttaaaattacacagtggtacaaaaatatatatggagAAAAAAGTATAGGACTTTAATTGGTCTACAGGTTGTGGTGACTACACATGGCCATCTGATCACACGACTCTCACCTGGACGAATGCAGACAACACGTCTTCCCTCTGCGTCGCTATGAGGCAGAACGGTTAGGAAGCCCGAGTCCAACAACGGCTTTACTGCAGACGCTTTCAGGTCCTTAAAAAGCTCGGGCCAGCCTTTTCGGCAGCTGTAATAGTTGACCAGGAGCTGCAGGGCCCGATCATAGTCAAACTTGCGAGCCCTAAGGAAGCGGAGGAGGAAGGCATCGTCCACTCTGGTCCTGAGGTTAGGATAGTCCTTCCATATCATGTCCCGGAGAGCCTGGACGTCACGTAGTCTCCATTCCGGCTTCTCCTGAAGCTCCTCTCTGGCCTTCTGGATAAGTTCAGGGGTCAGCGAGCACACGTAGTTCTCTTGGAGAGTTGAATCGGCCTCCCAAGAGGTGGATACGGAAGAACTTCCTAGTGAGGTCTCATTGTCTTGTGCCATTGAATAAGAGGCAGCTGTCAATGACAAGAAGAGCTGATCAGTTGTcagaaagaagaacagaaaaagaaatgtgtCTACATATCTTACCACTtactgcaaaatacatttccagCCATTCACTTTATACTAACATAAGAAATTAAACATCAGGATGCAGTGATTGAGGAGCCATggaaaggaaacatttccttgtTAGAAAACAGGTCATGGTGACCTGTATAGAGAATGAGTCCTTCCGCTGTGTGTACGCAGGTCAGCACAGGCCCGGATCATTATTCACAACAGAAAGCTAGTTCTGTGGGCGGCGTACAAGTGACAGAAGCGTATAAACCAGACGTTTAATATGGAGGAGGTGGCTGTGTACGGAATAGCACCTGTACTGCTGTATAAAATACAAGGAAATGAAAGCGGAAGGCAGAGAGagatttataaatttttattagatttcaaTTTGGAAATACCCAAGTGCCATTTGTGAAAGCCCATTCTTTGGGCAATCAAACTGGGTGGGCCAACACCATTGTCAAGCATCAATAATCCAGAACCAAGCCCTATCGGTGGATTTCTAAGTCCTGGTGATTAGGGTTCCTTGAAAATGTATAGGCACCTTCTTTATGATTCTTCAACCTATAAACCTTACAGAGCCTATAGTAAGCAGACTGGGAAATATTTCACAAAGCTACAACCTACCTGACCCGCACACTATTCTTACTTCCATCCGACTCATCCAGCACTCCTTAACCTCGCAATACTTGGAACAAAAATTTGCTGACAGTGACCTGAAGCTACCAAAACAAATATTCCATGAGCTGGGTCTACTGAAGCTGCCAGCCTCTGTACCAACAATGCTATCCAAACAAACCGTGATCCAGGGCAAAGGGGAATTGTAATTACAACATAGATTTTAGGTGCTTGTATATGAAATTCCCAAATACAATAAGAGCCAGCATCAGGGGGTAAATATGGTCTGCACAGCTTCATTAGTATCCATACAGCAGTCTACAGGTAACAAGTCAAGTTATTGTAAGCTGCTCTGATTTAGACTTCATTTagggattttttcatttttagatcaAACAAAGGTGCAGCGTTTTGTCATTGATATTCTGTGCAAACTTCCTTACATTTACACAATACTAATACGTGTGTATGTAATAACAATATAGCACAGCGATATCCCCAGTCACTtgtagctgggcgcaccacccagcactttttagaaccacctggttgtttttggatggttacaaTACAGAGAAAGCCACCCTAAACATTTCTGGGGTGAACACTGTAGCAATACCATTGCTTATTTGTAATGTGTCCTGTATACTAGACACAGACGAGGAGGATGAAGCATATGATGATGTGCTTTGTACAATACATAGACACAGAGGGGCGAAGCAGAGAATCCCTGAATGAGCACAGTGGTTTGGCTTCACGCAATGCTCAGCTGTAAAATAAAACCTCTGGCTGGACAGACTTTGCCTCCTGGAagtattttcattaaacttttttttttgttttttaattaacttaCTGCCATATACCGAGTTTACAGCATGACCTTTAGTTCCTGATCCActccaaacacacacatatatatatatatatatatatatatatatatatatatatttggcagtCTGTGCCAAGTCATACAAAAACTATAGAAATCCAGCATCCCCGGGATCCCTACGGAAAGGTGATGCTACAGCAGACTTTACCACATTttagtaatcacccggctgtttttggatgggtaTTGAAATGTCGGGTCACAACACAGGgcccaccacccacctacagcttcatcTCACCCAGAACTTTGAGGAAATCTTAAGGAACACCTACTAGATACCCTGAATAAAAATAGCTGTCCTATAGCAACATAAAATATGTGCTGGCACTGCAGCCATCAGCTAAGGATTCTGGatgtcaggtttgctgaatgacaATACTAAGAATTTGTGCAGAGCTCAGCACGACCAAACACCAGAATATATCTGCCTGTAGTACGAGAATAAACTTCCCAATCTATATTGCATTCTGTAGATGAATAAGATGAAGAATTGGCACGATCTTTGTAACGGTGTTCCCAGCTCCTTCTATTTCCTGTGGCAGTAAGAAAAGTATGTCCCCGATATTCAGGTTTGGCTGTCTCACCGTCAGCAGCCCCAAATCATTCACCTAGAACCGAAACAGCATAACCAGCGTGGAGTGATCCTTTAAATACGTTGGAAAGCCAACAACTAAAACCTTGTTTAAGTGTTcccattattactatttttattataatttatctgaatatatatattgccaacatattacacagcgctgtacattaaataggggttgcagatacagacagtgacaagaggaggagaggaccagaagagcttacaatctaagcattGGGGGACAGTAGGAAAGGTCCAATCAGAATTGAGTTCAATATTCTTCAATctgcaaacaaatatataaatgtggtGACGTGTTCAAGATGAGAAAGTTCTCTCCGTGTATTACAGAGTCGTCACCGGTGCTGTGATATTACATAAACATGGTGTTGTCACCATTTGTAAATGTGCTGGGGCactgccatgcagccatcacatgaCGAGGTGGCAGGAGATGGGCACCCATGGATGATAAATTGCTGATACATGGCAATAGTTTATATTACAAATGTCACGCAGAGCTCGCATGGATTGAGTGCCCCGTGGTGTCACCATTCATTGTCAGTACAATGGATATGACGGCAGCACAGAGGTTTCCTGACACAACACTTCCTGCCATTTCATGTGTCAGAGCCGCACGCCATGACTCATCTGCATTGAGATGACATGATGGGGGCCATGCTTATATTTATTGGCACATTACGGAGCTTGGTATTTCTCCCCCGGTGTCCCCGGGtggcctcccccccccccccgatataTAATATCTTTCAGCTGCACATCAGGACTGGAAATTATAACGGGATATAAGGGGGGCCCTCAGGTATTTATAGATGTCCTGGTGGCACCCCCTGGGGCACAGGGACCAATATGGCGGATGTAGCCATTCCTATGCATTCCATGGGTGGGGATCACTGACCCCGACCACACACCAGCACCACAGGAGCTTACAGTCTGAAGATCCGCTCATACAGCATAGCTGGCCATAAAGGCAACCAATCAGGATGTGCCTGGACTAAACAGAACCCAATCACCAAGTCCTGGAGGGCCCCAACCTAGGGGCCCCAGGGATGCAAGGTCACAGCTGTAACTTGGAAACCACCACGGTCCACGCTAcgtatataatacatacatacacgtcACTTATCCTAGGTAAAGGTGAATCTCCCAGGTACTACGGGGTGAATCTCCCGGGTACTACGGGGTGACTAGCCCAGgtactatgggggggggggtaaatattACAGAAGACACAAACATGATGAAAAGTGACAATATTGTGAATATTACTGATACAACACAAGCACAGCAATAGATATATATGAGAGATATGCGTGATACAGACAggacacacaatatataatacacattatagaatatatatttatatagagagagagatggattaTACACGGTACATTGTACCTGACATTGTACACACCATACACAACATATACATGgaccattcctgactcccccttTTCCCCCTCAGTGGTATCACCTGTACAACTGCGGAACGCACCATTTACCTGCAAGACGGGGGAGGAGTCCGTGGCATCAGGCGGATCAGGTCACACAGCCTCTCACCTGCACGCTCATCTGACAGGTCACGTGAGCGCGGCCCCGACTACCACCCACCTGGACGTCTATACAGCAGCAAGTGTCATGGGGGGGGGCGCGCTATCCTCCGCCCTCTACGTGCGCGCACCTGCTGACGTCATGGGGCTGCCATTACAGGCGGCGGCCAGCAGAGGGCGCTCCAGTGACGCTTCAGATTTATTACATAGCAAAGGGTTATAGATAATACAACCTGGGCGATAGGGCTGGCATGGAGTGCTACAAAATAATGTCACTTACCTTTATAAAGGAACTCAGAGTCCTAACATATAATCTCTGTGTGTGGCCTACtaataccagtatttatatagcaccaacatattacgcagcgttgtacaataaataggggttacaaagaTACACACAGAGGAGagggccagaagagcttacaatctaagagctggggGACAATAGGAAGAGCCAATCAGAATTGTGTTCAATATTCCTGAATAAACAATAAATGGGGATCTGTATGTTCTCCCAGTTATACAAATTATTTCGGGCTGAGATATTGGCGAATGTGTTATTTCTAACATTCACCCAGTCATCTGTGTATCAGTACAGTGCTGCCATAACTTATTTCTAACATTCACCCAATGtttgctggcgctatataaatattgtttaataataataattagtgtcCATGGACAACAGGGAACATTCCTACCTACTAATACCTACCTGCCCCACCTACTAATACCTACCTGCCCCACCTACTAATACCTACCTGCCCCCACCTACTAATACCTACCTGCCCCCACCTACTAATACCTACCTGCCCCACCTACTAATACCTACCTGCCCCCACCTTCTAATACCTATCTGCCCCACCTACTAATACCTTTCTGCCCCACCTACTAATACCTATCTGCCCCACCTACTAATACCTACCTGCCCAGCACTCCTCCACTACCGATTGGCATACCAAAGCCTTAGTTCCTGGGTGAGCACCCAGTGGGAAGTTTTGTACTATTGACAGTATTaccctggggggagggggggaggggttcCCTCATACCCCAAGAATACAAGTTATCATCACGCTATGGAGGAGCACACACAGGCCTGTACGGGCACACACATGACATGTGACATGTGACATGTGACCTTGTTTTACTGATTTGTCCCTTGCCAATAGATAATATTATATGATCACACAGGGATGGGGGACCTACCATAGAAGACAGACCAGATTAGCTGCATGCCCACACTGCTGGC
This Pyxicephalus adspersus chromosome 6, UCB_Pads_2.0, whole genome shotgun sequence DNA region includes the following protein-coding sequences:
- the TTPAL gene encoding alpha-tocopherol transfer protein-like, producing MAQDNETSLGSSSVSTSWEADSTLQENYVCSLTPELIQKAREELQEKPEWRLRDVQALRDMIWKDYPNLRTRVDDAFLLRFLRARKFDYDRALQLLVNYYSCRKGWPELFKDLKASAVKPLLDSGFLTVLPHSDAEGRRVVCIRPGRWNPRDYPITENIRAMYLSLEKLIESEETQVNGIVILADYEGVGLSQASHFGPFIAKKVIGILQDGFPIRIKAVNIINEPRIFKGIFAILKPFLKEKIVKRFFLHGSDLHSLQSNVPKTILPDEYGGTAGKLDTSSWSQTLLASENDFAQGFYQAELTRDGSLQGLVMNDSESDYLQCEESARGVKSQLYCY